In Myxococcota bacterium, the genomic stretch ATTCTCGCAGCCGATGATTCCGAAGCCGCGGTTCTGCTTGATGCTCGCCTGCCAGTCCTTCTTGTCGGCGTTCCAGCTGGCCTTGCAGTCGCGCAGGTCGCCGCCCGTGAGGCCGGCGCAGGCGACCGCCGTGTCGAAGGTGACCCAGTCACTCGAGAACGCCAGCTGACAGCTCGCGGCGTCCTTCACGTTCTTCTCGCACACCGACAGCGCTTGCTTGCAGAGCTTCACGCAGTTCGGCACGCCCACGAAGTTCGTCTCGAAGCCGTACATGGCGGCGATGTCGGTCATCTCGCCGCAGATCTGCTTCAGGAAGAGTGAGCCGCTCGCGGCGAAGGCCGGCAGCGGCACGAGCGCTGCGGCGAGCAGCGCGAGCGCGCCCAGGCGCAGCGAGTCACGGCGCCGCATCGCACGCCCCCGCGCACTGGTTGGCCTTGGTCGTGCAGTCTCCCAGCGCCGTCGTGACCGCGTCGTCGACCGCGGCGTGCTCCGCCGCCACCGTGTTGGGATCGACGTCGACGCCGGGCGGATTCACTTTCGAGACGAACTTCGCGCGGTCGTCGATCGCGTGGCTCTCGCACGAGGCGAGGCGCTTCACGTACTTCTGGCAGGTCGAGCCCGCCTTCTTGCACAGGCTCGCGCAGTTCGAGAGGTGGCTGAACAGGTTCGCGTTGTTCGGGTCGTTCGGGTCGATGAGGATGAAGCCGAAGGCCATGCCGGGCACGACCGCCGCCACGGCGTCGCCCGGCGTGATCGACGGCTCCAGGCTGCAGGGGCGCTTGGGCCCCAGCGGCAGCGGCGCGTTGGGATCGCTGAAATCGGTGCCGGCGCGCGCGGGCGCGGCCGCCAGCGCGAACGCCAGGCAGGCCAATGCCAGGGGCAGCAGCGGGCGTGGGGCGCGAGTCACCAGCCCATTTTATCAGAACTGGAAATAGATGAACGGCCGGCCGGTCGCCGCGAGCAGCGCCGTCAGCGCGGCGGCCGACGACACCAATCCGATGCGCGCAGGCCAGCGGAGTCTCTGCAGCAGATCTTCCTTGTAGTGGAAGTAACAGAGCACGTGCACACCCGCGAGCAACGCGATGGCAAGCGGCCACTCCAACGCCACGCTGCGGCCCGATTCCCAGCTGAGCACGCGCAGGGCCAGCTGCCCGAAGCCGTGCATGTCGCCGGTGCGGAACAGCGCCACCGACGGCAGCAGGAGCGCCACCTGCGCCAGCCACGACACGAGCTTCTTGCCGGGGTACTCCGGCAGGTGCCAGGGCGCGTGCTTCTTCCACAGCGAGTACACGCACAAGGTCACGCCGTTGTAGAGCCCCCAGAGCACGAAGTGCCAGCTCGCGCCGTGCCACAGGCCCGTGAGCGTCCAGGTGATCATGATGTTGCGCAGCATGCGCAGGTCGCCTGCGCGTGAGCCGCCCAGCGGCTTGTACACGTAGTCGGTGAACCACTGGCCCAGCGTCATGTGCCAGGCGTGCCGGTAGGTCTGCGGGTTGGTCTGCAAGAGCGGGTAGTCGAAGTTCTGCGGGATCTCGAAGCCCAGCCAGCGCCCGAGCCCGCGCGCCATGGTCGAGTAGCCCGAGAAATCGCAGTAGATCTGGATCCAGAACGCGATCGTGCCCAGGAGGATCGCCGCCGCGCCGAAGTGAGTCGGGTCGGAGAAGACGCGGTCGGCGAGCGTCGCCATGTTGTCGGCCACCACGACCTTCTTGAACAGGCCCAGGCAGAACAGCTCGAGCCCCGACAGCAGCTCGTCGTCGCGCACCGGCTCGGTGCGCGCGAGCTGCGGAATGAAGTGACCCGCGCGCAGGATCGGCCCCGCCAGGAGCTGCGGGAAGAACGCGACGTAGAGCGCGAAGTCGAGCAGGCTGCGGCAGGTCTCCACGCGGCGCCGGTACACGTCGATCGTGTAGGTCATCGTGTGGAAGGTGTAGAACGAGATCCCGAGCGGGATCACGATCTTCAGGTAGTACGGCTCGGGATCGATGCCCGACACGAACGCGACGTTGTCGAGGAAGAAGTTCCCGTACTTGAAATAGAACAGGAACCCCAGGTTCGCGAAGATACTCGTCCACAGATACGCGCGACGCTTCCACTGCACCTCGGTGGCCGAGATCGCCAGCCCGAAGCCGAAGTCGAGCAAGGTCGTGAGCCACAAGAGCAGCAGGAAGCCCCAGTTCCACGAGCCGTAGAAGATGTAGCTCGCCACCAGGAGCAAGCCGGTGCGCGGCTTGCCGCGCGGGAAGAAGGGCAGAAGGCCCACGAGGACCGCGAAGAAGAGCGCGAACTCGAAGCTGTTGAAGCGCATGACGGCCCTAGAGCAGTGACTCGAGCTGGTCGCCCAGCGCGCTGGTATAGGTGAAGCGGCCCGAGTCGTTCACGTGGATCATGTCCTTGAACTGGTCGAGCTCGAGCGGCGGGAAGGCCGAAGCGTCGAGGAAGACGAAGCCGTGCTGCGCGGCCAGGTCGGCCACGTAGCGGCGGAAGCGCTCCATGCGCGGCCTGACTTTGGGCGCCTCCTGGATCAAGTGACTCGGCGCCTCGACCACGATCAGCCGCGTGCCGGCGGCGTGCAGTGTCTCGGCCAGGAACTCGAGCGCGCGTGTGTTGTCGTTCGGGTACGGGTCGAGCTCGACCCGGCTCATCCACTCGACGGGCACTTTCGGGCCGCGGCTCCCGGCCATCCGTTCCCGCGCCATGCGCAGCAGGTCCATCTCGATCGACAGGAAGGTGAGGCGCCCCAGGCGCACCATGAGCGCGTTCTGCAGGGAACGCCGATGGCGCGCCAGTACGTGCAGCTCGCCCACGAGCCCCGCGAGATGGAACTCCGGGCGCGCGGCGAAGTCCGAGGCGGGGAAGATGTAACGCGCGGCGGCCTCGTCGTAGCTGAAGGTCTCGCCCGTGCCGTCGGCGTCGCGCAGCTCCGAAGCTGCGACCACCGCGATCACCGCGCTCGGCTCGAGCCGGGCCACGTCGCGCGCGCGCATGGCCTCGTCGACCGGCCCCGAGCCCACGACGGTCAGGTTGCGGAAGTGCAGGCCGCGGCCGGTGAAGCGGTTCTCGAGCGCCGCCAGGTCGATGCCGTCGTCGGCGCGGCTGTTGCCCAAGAGCAGCACGTTGTCGCGGCCCGGACGGGTCGCGCGCAGCGTGGCTTCGGCCAGGAACGAGTCGTCGATGCGCCGCGGGAACGACGCCACCACCCAGGCCCAGAACGGCGTGGCGCGGGCGATCGCGAGATCGAGCGCGAACAGGCCGCCGATCGGTCCCAGAACCAGGAGTGCGAGCACCGCGAGACGAGAGCGAGCGGGAAGTGACACGAGAGCGCCTCACGGGGGGTGAGGGCGGAGAGTCGCGCCCGATCTCCGCGGGGTCGCCGCGGAGATCGGGCGGAGTGGGACGGAAAAGCCGAGTGAGTTACAGGACGAGGGCGCAGTTCGCGATGCAGTTGGCGAGGTTCATGTCGCAGGCGTCCAGCGCCATGTCTTTGCTGCTGTCGATCTCGCCATGAACGAGGGAGCGCTGGCCCTTCACCATCGCGTTGCAGTCCTTGCGGTCCTGTGGGTTCTCCTGCACGTCGCAGCTCGCCTTGTCGAACAGGTTCCAGTAGCCCTTCCAGCTGTTCTGGTTGCAGCTCGCCGCGTCCTTCACGAGCGACTTGCAGTTGCTCGCGACCATCTTGCAGTAGCTCTCGCACTTGACCGCGCCGTTGAACGTGTAGCCCTCGAACACACCCGGAACGGTGTTCGGGTCGACGCACACGGGGTCGCTCCACTGGGCGCTGGCGCTGTTCGCGAACGAGAAGGCGCCGGCGAAGATCGCCGCCGCGAGAAGCGCGAGCCGGAGCGCGCGCGGATTCGGAGTCATCATGACGACAGGTTCCCCCTCTCTAGGATTGATGGGCGCCTTCTCATCGGAGCGAATGCGATCTCCTGAAGCGCGAGTTGCGGCAGGAGGGCACTTGCGCATAAAATGATCTTGTTCATAATTGAACAGGATCAGGAGAGCGCCAAGTGCCCGAAGTTGCACAGGGTCTGCGCGAGCGGAACAAGGCCGAGAAGCTGTTGCGGATCCGCAACGCGGCGCGCGCGCTGTTCGCGCGGCGGGGCTTCGAGGCCACGACCGCGCGCGAGATCTGCGAGCGCGCGGGGATCGGGACAGGCACGCTGTTCCTGTACGTGCGCGACAAGCGCGAGCTCTTGTTCCTCACGTTCGAAGAGGACGCGCGCCGCATCTTCGCCGAGGCGCGCGCGGCCGCAGCGCGCGAGAGCGATTTCCTAGCGCAGCTCATGGCCTACTTCGGGCGCTTCATCGCTTTCTACGCGCGCGACGCGGCCCACGCGAAGTCACTCGTGCAGGAGCTGTTCTTCCGCGAGCACGACCCCGAGAGACTCGGGCGACTCACGCTCGAGTTCGGCGCGCACCTGGCGGAGCTCGTCGCGCAGGCGCAGGCCCGCGGCGCGCTGCGCGCCGACGTCGCGCCCATGCCCGTCGCCCAGGCGCTGTTCGCGCACTACGGCTACTGGATCCAGGGCTGGCTCGGCGCGGGCCTGGTCTCGCGCCAGGGCGCCGAGGACGGCCTGCGGCGCGCGCTCGAGCTCCAGCTCGATGGCCTGCGTCCCCAAACGAAGAGGAGCGAGTCATGACCACCTCCGATCTGTCCCTCAGCGTGCGCGAGGCGCGCGCGAGATACTTCGCCGAGGCGGGCTTCCCGCCCGACGGCGGCTACGCCGCGAAGTTCGTGCAGCTCGCGAAGCTGGGTCCGATTCCGATCGGCTTCCCCAACTCGGACGCGCGCCGCAAAGCCGTGGGCATCCACGATCTGCACCACGTGGCCACCGGCTACAAGACCGACTGGACCGGCGAGGCCGAGATCAGCGCCTGGGAGATCGCCTCGGGCTGCGGCCGCATGTGGTTCGCCTGGTACATCAACTTGCAGGGCATGGTGATGGGCTGGGTCGTGAACCCCGGCGCGACCTGGCGCGCCTGGGTGCGAGGGAGACACAGCAAGAACCTGTACTGCGAGGGCATCTCGGAGTCCCTCCTGCGCGAACGGGTCGACTCGCTGCGCGCGCGCCTGCTCTTGGACGAGCCCGGGGCCCCGCCGACCGCGGGTGACTACGCCTCGTACGCGTTCTGGTGCGGGATGGCCGTGCTCGACACCGCGGTCAGCCTCGGGCTGCTGGCGCTCCCGGTCTTCCTGTTGTGGCGGGCCATCGCCGGCTGAGGCGAGACACCACGAGCGGGAGCACCATCAGTGAAAGCAACGTGGCCGTGGGCTCCGGCGTCAAGGTCAGGATCGGGTAGGTGGAACGGCTGATCAGCGATCCATTCTGGTCAGTCAGAGAGATCGCAAGTATCGCGGTCTCGAAGAGCTCGAGCGGCGGAGGCACCTTCGGCATGAGTGAGTAGGGCCCGCTGCCGAAGGGAACGGCTCCGTCGAACGCGACGCCGTCCAGATCGACGAGGACAAGGCCTGCGGAGTCGAAGGCCCCGCCGGAAGCGTGCAGGAAGATCCCATCGTCGACGAGCGAGTCCGGGCCCACGGACGGATCGCTGTTCAGGACGAGTCCGGGATCCAGCAAGCCGACCCAGGGGGCACCCCCTGGGTGGCTGGCGATCGTGATCGAGCCGCTCCCGGCTCCGGCCGCAAGCTCGAGGCGGACGTCGTAGTAGTCCGTCGTGGCGTTCCAGACGACGTCGTCGCTCGCGCCGTGTGCCGAACCACTGAGCGCGAGACCCAGCGCCATCACCGAAACCAGGCCGAAAGCCAACGACTTCATCGGTGTGCCTCCGCCGACGGCCGACACACCAACACGAGCGACTCGCGAATGCGATTGGCTCGCGAATGAGATCGGCGTCGACCGCAGCGAATGACTAGTGAGTCAGCTTCTTGAAGCGCATCCGGTGCGGCTGGTCGGCGTCGACGCCGATGCGGCGCTTCAGGTCGGCTTCGTACTCCTGGTAGTTGCCCTCGAAGAACTCCACGTGACTGTCGCCCTCGAAGGCGAGCATGTGCGTCGCGATGCGGTCGAGGAACCAGCGGTCGTGCGAGATCACGACCACGCAGCCCGAGAAGCCGAGCAGGGCCTCTTCGAGCGCGCGCAGCGTGTCCACGTCGAGGTCGTTCGTGGGCTCGTCGAGGAGCAGCACGTTGCCGCCCGCCTTCAGCGTGCGCGCGAGGTGCAGGCGGTTGCGCTCGCCGCCCGAGAGCATCGAGACGCGCTTCTGCTGGTCGGGGCCCTTGAAGCCGAACGAGCCCACGTAGGCGCGGCTCGGCAGCTCGCGTGACCCGACCTTCATCTTCTCCTCGCCGTCCGAGATGGCCTCGAACACGGTCTTCTTGGGGTCGAGCTCGGAGCGCGCCTGGTCCACGTAGGCGAGCTTCACCGTCTCGCCGATGCGCAGCGCGCCCGAGTCGGGCTTCTCGGAGCCCGTGATCATGCGGAACAGCGTCGTCTTGCCCGCGCCGTTGCCGCCGATGACTCCCACGATCGCGCCCTGCGGCAGCTTGAAGTCGAGGTCGTCGATCAAGAGTGTTTCGCCGTAGCCCTTGGTGAGTGACTCCGCCGCGATCACGTTCTCGCCCAGCCGCGGGCCGGGCGGGATCGCGATCTCGACCGTGTCCGGCGCGCGGTTCTCCTCCTCGGCGCGCAGCTTCTCGAACGCGGCGATGCGCGCCTTCGACTTGGCTTGCCGCGCGCGCGGCGCCAGGCGCACCCACTCGAGCTCGCGCTGCAGCGTGCGCTGGCGCGCGCTGGCCTTCTTCTCCTCCAGCTCCAGGCGCTTCTGCTTCTGCTCGAGCCAGGCGGAGTAGTTCCCCTTGTACGGGATGCCCCGGCCGCGGTCGAGCTCGAGGATCCAGCCCGCCACGTTGTCGAGGAAGTAGCGGTCGTGAGTCACGGCCACGACGGTGCCGGGGTAGTCGTGCAGGAAGCGCTCGAGCCACGCGACCGACTCGGCGTCGAGGTGGTTCGTGGGCTCGTCGAGCAGGAGCATGTCGGGCCGCGCCAGGAGCAGCCGGCACAGCGCCACGCGGCGGCGCTCGCCGCCCGAGAGCACCTTCACCTGCGCGTCGCCGGGCGGGAGGCGCAGCGCGTCCATCGCCACCTCGAGCTGCCGGTCCAGCTCCCACGCGTTCACGGCGTCGATCTTGTCCTGCAGCTTGGCCTGGCGCTCCAAGAGCTTGTTCATCGCGTCGTCGTCCATCGGCTCGGAGAACTTCGCGGAGATCGCCTCGAACTCGGTGAGCAGCGCGCGTGTCTCGGCCACGCCTTCCTCGACGATGCCGAGCACGGTCTTCGACTCGTCGAGCTCGGGCTCCTGCGCGAGATACCCGATGCGCAGGCCTTCGTGCGGCCGCGCGACGCCGACGAACTCCTTGTCCACGCCCGCCATGATCTTGAGCAGCGTGCTCTTGCCCGAGCCGTTGTGACCCAGGACGCCGATCTTCGCGCCGGGATAGAACGACAGCGAGATCGCGTCGAGCAGGATCCGGTCCGGCGGCACGACCTTGCGCAGGTCTTCCATGACGAAGACGAATTCGGGCACGACTGACTCCTCGGTCCCCTGGGACGTTCAGGGGGGCCGGATTATAACGAGGGTGCCCCGCCGCGCAGCCGGGTGGCCTCTTCGCGCAGGAGCTCCGGCCCGCCGAGCAGCGGCCGCGTGAGCGCGACGCGCCGGAACCAC encodes the following:
- a CDS encoding MBOAT family O-acyltransferase — protein: MRFNSFEFALFFAVLVGLLPFFPRGKPRTGLLLVASYIFYGSWNWGFLLLLWLTTLLDFGFGLAISATEVQWKRRAYLWTSIFANLGFLFYFKYGNFFLDNVAFVSGIDPEPYYLKIVIPLGISFYTFHTMTYTIDVYRRRVETCRSLLDFALYVAFFPQLLAGPILRAGHFIPQLARTEPVRDDELLSGLELFCLGLFKKVVVADNMATLADRVFSDPTHFGAAAILLGTIAFWIQIYCDFSGYSTMARGLGRWLGFEIPQNFDYPLLQTNPQTYRHAWHMTLGQWFTDYVYKPLGGSRAGDLRMLRNIMITWTLTGLWHGASWHFVLWGLYNGVTLCVYSLWKKHAPWHLPEYPGKKLVSWLAQVALLLPSVALFRTGDMHGFGQLALRVLSWESGRSVALEWPLAIALLAGVHVLCYFHYKEDLLQRLRWPARIGLVSSAAALTALLAATGRPFIYFQF
- a CDS encoding helix-turn-helix domain-containing protein — translated: MPEVAQGLRERNKAEKLLRIRNAARALFARRGFEATTAREICERAGIGTGTLFLYVRDKRELLFLTFEEDARRIFAEARAAAARESDFLAQLMAYFGRFIAFYARDAAHAKSLVQELFFREHDPERLGRLTLEFGAHLAELVAQAQARGALRADVAPMPVAQALFAHYGYWIQGWLGAGLVSRQGAEDGLRRALELQLDGLRPQTKRSES
- the ettA gene encoding energy-dependent translational throttle protein EttA, coding for MPEFVFVMEDLRKVVPPDRILLDAISLSFYPGAKIGVLGHNGSGKSTLLKIMAGVDKEFVGVARPHEGLRIGYLAQEPELDESKTVLGIVEEGVAETRALLTEFEAISAKFSEPMDDDAMNKLLERQAKLQDKIDAVNAWELDRQLEVAMDALRLPPGDAQVKVLSGGERRRVALCRLLLARPDMLLLDEPTNHLDAESVAWLERFLHDYPGTVVAVTHDRYFLDNVAGWILELDRGRGIPYKGNYSAWLEQKQKRLELEEKKASARQRTLQRELEWVRLAPRARQAKSKARIAAFEKLRAEEENRAPDTVEIAIPPGPRLGENVIAAESLTKGYGETLLIDDLDFKLPQGAIVGVIGGNGAGKTTLFRMITGSEKPDSGALRIGETVKLAYVDQARSELDPKKTVFEAISDGEEKMKVGSRELPSRAYVGSFGFKGPDQQKRVSMLSGGERNRLHLARTLKAGGNVLLLDEPTNDLDVDTLRALEEALLGFSGCVVVISHDRWFLDRIATHMLAFEGDSHVEFFEGNYQEYEADLKRRIGVDADQPHRMRFKKLTH